From a region of the Methylocystis hirsuta genome:
- a CDS encoding FKBP-type peptidyl-prolyl cis-trans isomerase: MRLVSKTVLAAFAAVASLALTVEARAEEPMTKSLTGLQYKDTKVGTGATPKIGQTAVVHYTGWLYNNGEKGKKFDSSRDRGEPFAFPLGQGQVIKGWDEGVETMKVGGKRTLVIPPELGYGARGAGGVIPPNAWLIFDVDLVGVK; this comes from the coding sequence ATGCGCCTTGTCTCCAAAACAGTGCTGGCCGCATTTGCCGCAGTCGCGAGCCTCGCGCTCACCGTTGAAGCGCGCGCTGAAGAGCCGATGACAAAAAGCCTTACCGGCCTTCAGTACAAAGACACGAAGGTCGGGACGGGCGCGACCCCCAAGATCGGCCAGACCGCGGTCGTGCACTACACCGGCTGGCTCTACAACAATGGCGAGAAGGGCAAGAAATTCGACTCCTCGCGCGATCGGGGTGAGCCGTTCGCATTCCCGCTCGGCCAGGGCCAGGTGATCAAGGGCTGGGACGAGGGCGTCGAAACCATGAAGGTCGGCGGCAAGCGCACGCTCGTCATTCCGCCGGAACTCGGCTACGGGGCGCGCGGCGCCGGCGGCGTCATTCCGCCGAACGCCTGGCTGATCTTCGATGTTGATCTGGTCGGGGTGAAATAA
- a CDS encoding patatin-like phospholipase family protein produces the protein MSSDQSQAAFAAPQEYCDIVMKGGITSGVVYPLALTSLAKKYRFSNIGGTSAGAIAAAAAAAAEYGRLSDKGGFLRLATVPDEVGPHLKSLFQPTPALKPLFDIFVALLESRSTFGKIAGVLRAALLGYRKEAIIGGSLGFFLALPLVAQGVAFWPSLVLFILLVTLGVAVALVWRLIEAFKRDLPDNDYGLCPGLRQEGGGDEGLTDWLARLIDEAADRAPDSAPLTFGELKKPPEDGRPITLMMMTTSLMEKRPYTLPLDSGREGDATYGFVFEIGEWKRLFPERVIDYLLKVCERDFQSQGEPGEFYTFPHRDDLPIVVAARMSLSFPGLISAVPLWRRDYKYASKPDQQTLRRCLFSDGGLSSNFPIHFFDKLLPNTPTFAISLDVFDPKRHDPEEGDGRIWMFRNPREGASLPILPFSGFGDFLFRLVDAAKDWQDNLQSVLPGYRERIVHVGLSDDEGGLNIAMTEETVRKLVALGERAGERLTDFDGDDMDAHRWRRFLVAMARMEQTLDDLTRSCEGVAQTRSGPTVESFGRFLERYPALAREYEQTPEVLNAMLTRAAEIAEIGAQWRDLPTIRSGRIPHPDTNLRITAKP, from the coding sequence ATGAGCAGCGATCAATCGCAAGCGGCGTTCGCCGCGCCGCAGGAATATTGCGACATCGTCATGAAGGGCGGCATCACCTCCGGCGTCGTTTATCCGCTTGCGCTGACATCTCTCGCCAAGAAGTATCGTTTCTCGAACATCGGCGGCACGTCCGCCGGCGCCATCGCTGCTGCAGCAGCGGCCGCAGCGGAATATGGGCGCTTGTCCGACAAAGGCGGCTTCCTAAGGCTCGCGACAGTGCCCGACGAAGTCGGGCCACATCTCAAGAGCCTGTTTCAACCGACGCCCGCGCTAAAACCGCTGTTCGATATTTTCGTCGCGCTGCTCGAATCGAGATCGACGTTCGGGAAGATTGCCGGCGTGCTGCGCGCAGCCTTGCTTGGCTACCGTAAGGAGGCGATCATCGGGGGAAGCCTTGGGTTCTTCCTCGCGTTGCCGCTCGTCGCTCAGGGCGTCGCCTTCTGGCCGAGCCTTGTCCTTTTTATTCTGCTTGTTACGCTTGGAGTCGCCGTCGCGCTCGTCTGGCGTCTGATAGAAGCGTTTAAGCGCGACCTGCCCGACAACGACTACGGCCTCTGCCCCGGCCTCCGACAAGAAGGAGGCGGAGACGAAGGTCTTACCGACTGGCTCGCTCGGTTGATCGACGAAGCGGCAGACCGCGCGCCCGACTCGGCGCCGCTGACATTCGGCGAGCTGAAGAAGCCGCCGGAAGACGGTCGTCCGATCACGCTGATGATGATGACGACTAGTCTGATGGAGAAGCGTCCCTATACGCTGCCGCTCGATAGCGGACGCGAGGGCGACGCCACCTATGGTTTCGTCTTTGAGATTGGAGAGTGGAAGAGGCTCTTTCCCGAACGGGTCATCGACTACCTCCTTAAGGTCTGCGAACGAGATTTTCAGTCGCAGGGGGAGCCCGGCGAATTTTATACGTTTCCCCACCGGGACGATTTGCCGATCGTCGTCGCCGCGCGCATGAGCCTCAGCTTCCCAGGGCTAATTTCCGCTGTTCCGCTCTGGCGACGCGACTACAAATATGCCTCGAAGCCCGATCAGCAGACATTACGACGCTGCCTTTTTAGCGACGGAGGGCTCTCGAGCAACTTCCCAATCCATTTTTTCGACAAGCTGCTGCCGAATACGCCGACCTTCGCCATCTCGCTCGATGTCTTTGATCCGAAGCGGCATGATCCAGAGGAGGGCGACGGGCGCATCTGGATGTTCCGCAATCCGCGCGAAGGGGCAAGCTTGCCCATTCTGCCTTTCTCGGGCTTCGGCGACTTCCTGTTCCGGCTTGTCGACGCAGCGAAGGATTGGCAGGATAATCTGCAGAGCGTTCTGCCGGGCTACCGTGAGCGTATCGTCCATGTCGGACTTTCGGACGACGAGGGCGGCCTCAATATCGCAATGACGGAGGAAACCGTCCGAAAGCTGGTTGCGCTCGGCGAAAGAGCGGGCGAACGGCTGACGGATTTTGACGGCGACGACATGGACGCGCATCGTTGGCGCCGCTTCCTCGTCGCCATGGCCCGCATGGAGCAGACGCTCGACGATCTCACCCGTTCGTGCGAAGGGGTCGCGCAGACGCGTAGCGGTCCGACTGTCGAGTCCTTCGGTCGTTTTCTGGAGCGCTACCCCGCGCTTGCGCGGGAATACGAGCAAACGCCCGAAGTTCTCAACGCTATGCTGACGCGCGCCGCGGAAATCGCGGAAATAGGCGCACAGTGGCGGGATTTGCCGACCATCCGATCAGGTCGGATTCCGCATCCAGACACCAATCTGCGCATCACGGCGAAGCCCTGA
- the ubiB gene encoding 2-polyprenylphenol 6-hydroxylase: protein MILGVGHFYRLARAGYIMAREGVFALLDPALLPPAAAPLVRFANLFAGGKRDGAGRALVRALAQIGPSYVKLGQFLATRPDIVGGEIADALTALQDRMEPFGRDKAVAIVEKALGRSIDELFVSFGEPVAAASVAQVHVAQAQYKEGVRKVAVKVLRPGIEGRFALDLRDMYRVARFAERYSSEARRLRMIEVVDTLARTVRLETDFRLEAAAASEFADNVAGDPEIHVPSVDWSRTDREVLTLEWVDGVPLSDIERVAAEGYDLKAIGRNVLQSFLRHAMRDGFFHADMHQGNLFVDKKGRLVAIDFGIMGRLGLKERRFLAEILYGFIIRDYKRVAEVHFEAGYVPAAHSIQEFAQALRAIGEPMHMINAADISMARLLTLLFEVTALFDMRTRTELVLLQKTMVVAEGVARAFDPKLDIWKTCDPVVRSWIEENLGVKAKIEDASRSLTELAKLATRLPQTLQEAETAIQRVSEMSERGVDLSPRSIEALGETRRRSDRTMLIGLALVLLAAMWILH from the coding sequence GTGATCCTTGGCGTCGGTCATTTCTATCGTCTGGCGCGCGCCGGCTACATCATGGCGCGCGAGGGCGTCTTTGCGCTTCTCGATCCGGCGCTGCTGCCGCCGGCGGCGGCGCCGCTCGTGCGTTTCGCCAATCTCTTCGCGGGCGGCAAGCGCGACGGCGCCGGGAGGGCGTTGGTGCGCGCGCTGGCGCAGATCGGCCCCTCCTATGTGAAGCTCGGGCAATTTCTGGCGACGCGCCCCGACATCGTCGGGGGCGAGATCGCCGATGCGCTGACCGCGCTGCAGGACCGGATGGAGCCCTTCGGCCGCGACAAGGCCGTCGCCATCGTCGAAAAGGCGCTGGGCCGCAGCATAGACGAGCTGTTTGTGTCTTTCGGCGAGCCTGTCGCCGCCGCCTCCGTCGCGCAGGTGCATGTCGCCCAGGCGCAATACAAGGAGGGCGTGCGCAAGGTTGCGGTGAAAGTGCTGCGGCCGGGCATCGAAGGCCGATTCGCGCTCGATCTGCGCGACATGTATCGGGTGGCGCGATTCGCTGAGCGCTATTCCTCCGAAGCGCGCCGGCTGCGTATGATCGAGGTCGTCGATACGCTCGCGCGCACCGTCAGGCTTGAAACCGACTTTCGTCTCGAGGCGGCCGCCGCGTCCGAATTCGCCGATAATGTCGCCGGCGATCCGGAGATTCACGTGCCCAGCGTCGACTGGAGCCGCACGGATCGCGAAGTGCTGACGCTCGAATGGGTCGACGGCGTTCCTCTCTCGGATATCGAGCGCGTTGCTGCCGAGGGCTATGACCTCAAGGCCATCGGCCGCAACGTGCTGCAGTCTTTTCTGCGCCACGCGATGCGCGACGGCTTCTTTCACGCCGACATGCACCAGGGCAATCTCTTCGTCGACAAGAAGGGCCGTCTCGTCGCCATCGACTTCGGCATCATGGGTCGGCTGGGATTGAAGGAGCGCCGGTTCCTCGCCGAGATTCTCTACGGCTTCATCATTCGTGACTACAAGCGCGTCGCCGAGGTTCATTTCGAGGCGGGCTATGTTCCCGCCGCCCATTCCATTCAAGAGTTTGCGCAGGCGCTGCGCGCCATCGGCGAACCCATGCACATGATCAACGCCGCCGATATTTCGATGGCGCGTCTCTTGACCCTGCTCTTCGAAGTGACGGCGCTGTTCGACATGCGCACGCGCACCGAGCTGGTGCTGCTGCAAAAGACCATGGTCGTCGCCGAGGGCGTCGCCCGCGCCTTCGATCCCAAGCTCGATATATGGAAGACCTGCGATCCGGTGGTGCGCTCCTGGATCGAGGAGAATCTTGGCGTCAAGGCGAAGATCGAGGACGCGAGCAGAAGTCTCACGGAGCTGGCGAAGCTCGCGACGCGCCTGCCGCAGACGCTGCAGGAAGCCGAAACGGCGATCCAGCGGGTGAGCGAAATGTCCGAGCGCGGCGTCGATCTTTCGCCGCGCTCGATCGAGGCGCTGGGCGAGACGCGCCGGCGTTCCGACAGGACGATGCTGATCGGTCTCGCCTTAGTGCTCCTTGCCGCCATGTGGATTTTGCATTGA
- the ubiE gene encoding bifunctional demethylmenaquinone methyltransferase/2-methoxy-6-polyprenyl-1,4-benzoquinol methylase UbiE, producing MMIDRTSEREGSTHFGYSEVPLNEKQGLVDDVFHKVARRYDIMNDLMSGGMHRLWKDTLAAKVNARGRKGFRHLDVAGGTGDVAFRISASAAHDAEIVVLDINGDMLEVGRDRARERGVSGVEFVQANAESLPFPDAHFDSYTVAFGIRNVPRIDVALAEAHRVLKPGGRFLCLEFSQVAVPGLDKLYEAYSFNVIPAIGKLVAGDSEPYRYLVESIRKFPSAEEFERMIRRAGFRRTGFERLTGGVVAIHSGWKS from the coding sequence CTGATGATTGATCGAACTTCCGAGCGAGAGGGCTCGACCCATTTCGGCTATTCCGAGGTTCCCCTGAACGAGAAACAGGGCCTCGTCGACGACGTCTTCCACAAGGTCGCGCGGCGCTACGATATCATGAACGACCTCATGTCGGGCGGTATGCACCGGCTGTGGAAGGACACGCTCGCCGCCAAGGTCAATGCGCGGGGGCGCAAGGGCTTTCGCCATCTCGACGTCGCCGGCGGCACGGGCGACGTCGCTTTTCGCATCTCCGCGAGCGCGGCGCATGACGCGGAAATCGTCGTGCTCGACATCAATGGCGACATGCTCGAAGTCGGCCGCGATCGCGCGCGCGAGCGCGGCGTTTCGGGCGTCGAGTTCGTGCAGGCCAATGCCGAATCGCTGCCTTTTCCCGACGCGCATTTCGACAGCTACACGGTCGCTTTCGGCATCCGCAACGTGCCGCGCATCGACGTCGCCCTTGCCGAAGCCCATCGCGTGCTGAAGCCCGGCGGCCGCTTCCTGTGCCTTGAGTTTTCGCAGGTCGCCGTTCCGGGCCTGGACAAGCTCTACGAAGCCTATTCGTTCAACGTCATTCCGGCCATCGGCAAGCTTGTCGCGGGAGATTCGGAGCCCTACCGCTATCTCGTCGAATCGATCCGCAAATTCCCCAGCGCGGAAGAATTCGAACGGATGATCCGCAGGGCGGGCTTTCGGCGCACGGGCTTTGAGCGGTTGACGGGCGGCGTGGTGGCGATCCATTCCGGCTGGAAGAGCTGA
- the mutM gene encoding bifunctional DNA-formamidopyrimidine glycosylase/DNA-(apurinic or apyrimidinic site) lyase: MPELPEVETVRRGLAPALVGATIERVELRRHDLRFPFPERFAARLQDRRVLDLRRRAKYLLADLDDGHSLIMHLGMSGSFRIDEATPGAFHHKRDKNAAHDHVVLHLDHARRVVYNDPRRFGYMLLIATHAIDEDKLFRGLGVEPLSDALDAAFLARVFGGRAAPAKALLLDQRLIAGLGNIYVCEALHRAHISPLRAAGSLVLASGRPTAALARLPRSIKEVLTDALKAGGSSLRDHRQIDGSLGYFQHSFRVYDREGAACPTPDCKGTIARVVQSGRSTFYCPACQR; the protein is encoded by the coding sequence ATGCCAGAGCTGCCCGAAGTCGAAACCGTGCGACGGGGATTGGCGCCCGCGCTCGTCGGCGCGACGATCGAGCGCGTCGAGCTGAGGCGCCATGATCTGCGCTTTCCTTTCCCCGAACGCTTTGCCGCGCGTCTCCAGGACCGGCGCGTTCTCGACCTTCGCCGGCGCGCGAAATATCTCCTCGCCGATCTCGACGACGGCCATTCGCTGATCATGCATCTTGGCATGAGCGGCTCGTTTCGCATCGACGAAGCAACGCCAGGCGCGTTTCACCACAAGCGCGACAAAAACGCCGCGCATGACCATGTCGTCCTGCATCTCGATCATGCGCGGCGCGTCGTCTACAACGACCCGCGCCGTTTCGGCTACATGCTGCTCATCGCCACGCATGCCATCGATGAAGACAAGCTCTTTCGCGGCCTCGGCGTCGAGCCTTTGAGCGACGCGCTCGACGCCGCATTCCTTGCCCGCGTCTTTGGCGGACGCGCGGCGCCGGCGAAAGCGCTGCTGCTCGACCAGCGCCTGATCGCCGGCCTGGGCAATATCTATGTCTGCGAGGCGCTGCATCGCGCGCATATTTCGCCGCTGCGCGCCGCGGGATCGCTTGTTCTCGCCAGCGGCCGACCGACGGCGGCGCTGGCGCGGCTGCCGCGATCGATCAAGGAGGTCTTGACGGATGCGCTGAAGGCGGGCGGCTCGTCCTTGCGCGATCATCGCCAGATCGACGGCTCGCTTGGCTATTTCCAGCACAGTTTCCGCGTCTACGACCGCGAAGGCGCCGCCTGCCCGACGCCGGACTGCAAGGGAACGATCGCGCGCGTCGTTCAATCCGGCCGTTCGACGTTTTATTGTCCCGCGTGTCAGAGGTGA
- a CDS encoding ABC transporter ATP-binding protein — MSQNAVAPKPTLAVAGLSKSYDKRRVVGPLDFSLEAGSVTGLLGGNGAGKTTTIGMVMGLIEPTQGSVHAFGCDMSRERYGALGRMNFESPYVDMPHRLTVRQNLRVFGMLYDVEDLNAKIEQLAKDLALGDFLDRQTGRLSAGQKTRVAIAKSLINDPQLLLLDEPTASLDPDTADWVRARLEAHRRTHNCAILLASHNMSEVERLCDRVLMLKDGTLVDDDSPASLLARYGRDTLEEVFLDVARGRVDGAPA, encoded by the coding sequence ATGTCCCAAAATGCAGTCGCGCCAAAGCCGACGCTCGCCGTCGCCGGCCTATCAAAGAGTTACGACAAGCGCAGAGTGGTCGGTCCGCTCGACTTCTCGCTGGAGGCCGGCTCCGTCACCGGGCTGCTCGGCGGCAACGGCGCCGGCAAGACCACGACGATCGGCATGGTGATGGGGCTGATCGAACCGACGCAAGGTTCGGTCCACGCTTTCGGCTGCGACATGTCGCGCGAGCGCTACGGCGCGCTCGGCCGGATGAACTTTGAAAGTCCCTATGTCGACATGCCGCATCGCCTGACCGTGCGCCAAAATCTGCGCGTCTTCGGCATGCTCTACGACGTCGAGGATCTTAACGCCAAGATCGAACAGCTTGCGAAGGATCTGGCGCTGGGCGATTTCCTCGACCGCCAGACCGGGCGGCTTTCCGCAGGCCAGAAGACCCGCGTCGCCATCGCCAAATCGCTGATCAACGACCCGCAGCTTCTGCTGCTGGACGAACCGACGGCGTCGCTCGACCCCGACACGGCGGACTGGGTGCGGGCGCGGTTAGAGGCGCATCGGCGCACGCATAATTGCGCCATTCTGCTCGCCTCCCACAATATGAGCGAGGTCGAGCGTCTGTGCGACCGCGTGCTGATGTTGAAGGACGGGACGCTCGTCGACGACGATTCGCCCGCAAGCCTCCTGGCGCGCTATGGCCGCGACACGCTCGAAGAAGTGTTTCTCGACGTCGCCCGCGGCCGCGTCGACGGGGCCCCGGCATGA